The Saccharomycodes ludwigii strain NBRC 1722 chromosome II, whole genome shotgun sequence genome window below encodes:
- the RVB1 gene encoding RuvB family ATP-dependent DNA helicase pontin (similar to Saccharomyces cerevisiae YDR190C | RVB1 | RuVB-like) — MVEVREENNNGSGNFTRTAAHTHIKGLGLDEYGVAKKVEGGFVGQIEAREACGIIVDLIKAKKMSGKAILLAGGPSTGKTALALAISQELGPKVPFCPVVGSELYSVEIKKTESLMENFRRAIGLRIKETKEVYEGEVTELTPEEAENPLGGYGKTISHVIVGLKSAKGTKTLRLDPTIYDSIQKEKVAVGDVIYIEANTGAVKRVGRSDAYATEFDLEAEEYVPLPKGEVHKKKEIVQDVTLHDLDVANARPQGGQDVISMMGQLMKPKKTEITEKLRQEVNKVVSKYIDQGVAELVPGVLFIDEVNMLDIEIFTYLNSALESEIAPVVVLASNRGMTTVRGTDGIVSPHGIPEDLIDRLLIVRTLPYNKEEIRTIIEKRSNVENLKIQDEALNKLAELGVQTSLRYSVQLLSPSSILAQSSGREEITPEDVEDATSLFLDAKRSTKILEGSSRYLY; from the coding sequence ATGGTTGAAGTACgtgaagaaaataataatgggtCTGGCAACTTTACCAGAACCGCAGCTCATACCCACATCAAAGGGTTGGGTTTAGATGAATATGGGGTAGCAAAAAAAGTAGAGGGTGGATTTGTAGGCCAAATTGAAGCAAGAGAAGCCTGTGGTATCATAGTCGATTTAATTAAAGCCAAAAAAATGAGTGGTAAAGCCATATTATTGGCAGGCGGTCCATCTACTGGTAAAACCGCATTAGCTCTAGCTATTTCCCAAGAATTAGGTCCCAAAGTACCATTTTGTCCTGTTGTTGGTTCTGAACTATATAGTGtggaaattaaaaaaactgaaAGTTTAATGGAAAATTTTAGACGTGCAATTGGCCTAAGAATTAAGGAAACTAAAGAAGTCTATGAGGGCGAAGTCACTGAATTAACTCCCGAGGAGGCAGAAAATCCATTGGGTGGATATGGCAAAACTATTTCACATGTTATTGTGGGTTTGAAATCCGCTAAAGGTACAAAGACTTTAAGATTGGACCCTACTATCTATGATAGTAttcaaaaggaaaaagtcGCCGTTGGTGATGTTATTTACATTGAAGCAAACACAGGTGCCGTTAAAAGAGTTGGTAGATCTGACGCTTATGCCACCGAATTTGATCTAGAAGCAGAAGAATATGTTCCATTGCCAAAGGGAGAAgttcacaaaaaaaaggaaattgtACAAGATGTCACATTACATGATTTAGATGTTGCCAATGCTAGGCCTCAAGGTGGTCAAGATGTTATATCTATGATGGGGCAACTAATGaagccaaaaaaaacagaaattaCCGAAAAGTTAAGACAAGAAGTTAATAAGGTTGTTTCCAAATATATAGATCAAGGTGTTGCTGAGTTAGTGCCAGGTGTCTTGTTTATCGATGAAGTTAACATGTTAGATATTGAAATTTTCACGTACCTCAATAGTGCCTTAGAATCAGAAATCGCTCCCGTTGTCGTTTTGGCTTCTAACAGGGGAATGACTACTGTTCGTGGCACAGATGGGATTGTTTCTCCACACGGCATTCCGGAAGATTTAATCGATAGGTTACTAATTGTTCGTACTCTACCttataataaagaagaaatacGTACTATCATTGAGAAACGATCCAATGTAGAAAACTTGAAAATTCAAGACGAAGCTTTAAATAAACTAGCTGAGTTGGGTGTTCAAACTTCCCTACGTTATTCCGTCCAATTACTATCACCATCTAGTATTTTGGCACAGTCTAGTGGCCGTGAAGAAATCACACCCGAAGATGTGGAAGATGCCACATCATTGTTCTTAGATGCCAAAAGATCTACAAAGATTTTAGAAGGCTCCTCTAGATATTTATATTGA
- the HST4 gene encoding NAD-dependent histone deacetylase HST4 (similar to Saccharomyces cerevisiae YDR191W | HST4 | Homolog of SIR Two (SIR2)), which translates to MHRISPNKKRFRRTNSINRAIKSANNDSGNILPLSPPPSSIKKLETKKKVIKRTNNDNSSPSKRTRSKDGTIASALRKKTESPKSTNNSLLKTEDEDTNGAHDLRTSLNKSLPESESSSPLKNNTAKKHLFEDLLKIQQSINTETGKFLPNHMHKRKPKLKYRPALNEVFYIDEYVNNKSNSAVDTETGHFADDNSKKAYFLKYALVHSKKVIIISGAGISVGAGIPDFRSSSGLFNVLKKENKVSSGKDLFDFNHVYSTDIETCKFNKMVCEMHYATKMTKPTYFHKMLDWMSYQNRLKRVYTQNIDGLEVRLPNLDTQTPLNGKKPYPTVIQLHGSVNHMSCCKCNNIYDFDPTLFKTQTSTLEQNKNSIDNSTVISQSKKSIDNISMKEDVDIPDTSVSDKKNNTTQVVPLCPSCKEIEVVRQIAGKRAQGIGKLRPRVVLYNEFHPDGEKIGDIVAQDLNSKPDCLIIVGTTLKIPGVRRMCKEFAKTIHSRNGIVIWINNEVPSRSLQDFLECIDLIVVGDCQTLPLIL; encoded by the coding sequence ATGCATAGGATATCACCGAATAAGAAAAGGTTCAGAAGAACaaatagtattaatagAGCGATTAAATCAGCAAATAATGATAGCGGGAATATTTTACCATTATCGCCACCTCCATCATCTATTAAGAAGTTGGAaaccaagaaaaaagtaataaagCGTACTAATAACGATAATAGTTCCCCTAGTAAAAGAACGAGAAGTAAAGATGGTACTATTGCTTCCGCtcttagaaaaaaaacagaatcACCTAAATCGACAAACAACTCCCTATTGAAGACTGAGGATGAAGATACTAATGGTGCGCATGACCTAAGAACGagtttaaataaaagtcTACCTGAATCTGAGAGCTCCAGTCctcttaaaaataatactgcCAAGAAACATTTATTTGAAGATTTGTTGAAAATTCAACAAAGCATCAATACGGAGACTGGTAAATTTTTACCCAATCATATGCATAAAAGAAAACCTAAGCTAAAATATAGACCAGCATTGAATGAAGTATTCTACATTGATGAATatgttaataacaaatcaAACTCAGCAGTAGATACCGAAACAGGACATTTTGCTGatgataatagtaaaaaagcatattttttaaaatatgctCTAGTGCATTCTAAGAAAgtgattattatttctggCGCTGGTATTTCCGTTGGGGCTGGTATTCCTGATTTCCGTTCATCGAGTGGGTTATTTAATGTGcttaaaaaggaaaataaggTTTCCAGTGGTAAAGATTTGTTTGATTTCAATCACGTCTACAGTACTGACATTGAAACAtgtaaatttaataaaatggtTTGCGAAATGCATTACGCTACCAAAATGACTAAACCTACGTATTTTCATAAAATGTTGGACTGGATGTCTTATCAGAACAGATTAAAAAGAGTTTACACACAAAATATAGATGGACTAGAAGTTAGATTACCAAATTTAGATACTCAAACACCATTAAATGGTAAAAAACCATATCCTACTGTCATTCAACTTCATGGAAGTGTAAATCATATGTCATGTTGTAAGTGCAATAACATTTATGATTTTGACCcaactttatttaaaacacaAACATCTACCTtggaacaaaataaaaatagcatTGATAATAGTACTGTTATCTCTCAGAgtaaaaaatcaattgataatattagCATGAAAGAAGATGTGGATATACCTGATACATCGGTATccgacaaaaaaaataatactaccCAAGTTGTTCCGTTGTGTCCAAGCTGTAAAGAAATAGAAGTTGTGAGGCAAATAGCCGGGAAAAGAGCACAGGGCATTGGAAAATTGAGACCAAGGGTAGTGCTATATAATGAATTCCATCCTGATGGGGAAAAGATTGGAGATATAGTAGCACAAGACTTGAATTCCAAGCCAGATTGTCTAATTATTGTTGGCACtacattaaaaataccTGGTGTAAGAAGAATGTGTAAAGAATTTGCCAAAACTATACATTCAAGAAATGGGATAGTAATTTGGATAAATAACGAAGTTCCATCGCGATCTCTTCAGGATTTTTTAGAATGCATTGACTTAATTGTTGTAGGAGATTGTCAGACCTTACCACTTATAttgtaa
- the GPN3 gene encoding putative signal sequence-binding GTPase GPN3 (similar to Saccharomyces cerevisiae YLR243W | GPN3 | Gly-Pro-Asn (N) motif): MSRVGVLVLGPAGAGKSTFCNSIISHMQTIGRRAHIVNLDPAAEPNKYEFTIDIRDLISLDEVMEELDLGPNGGLVYCFEYLLQNLDWLDEEIGDYNDEYLIFDCPGQIELYTHIPVLPTIVKHLQQQLNFNLCAAYLLESSFIVDTSKFFSGSLCAMSAMILLELPHINILSKLDLVKDEYNKKKLKRFLNPDPMLLLDQANKDTNVRFHDLNKAIANLVDDFGMVQFLPLEANDPESVSTIISYIDDVTQWAEGQEPKEPKDEIEFDEL, translated from the coding sequence atgTCTCGTGTTGGTGTTTTGGTACTAGGTCCAGCAGGTGCTGGTAAAAGTACTTTTTGTAACTCAATAATTTCACACATGCAAACTATAGGACGTCGTGCACATATCGTTAATTTGGATCCAGCAGCAGAACCTAATAAGTATGAATTTACCATTGATATAAGAGATTTAATATCGTTGGACGAAGTGATGGAAGAATTAGATCTGGGTCCTAACGGTGGGTTGGtttattgttttgaatatcttttacaaaatttaGATTGGTTAGATGAAGAAATTGGTGATTATAATGATgaatatttgatatttgaTTGTCCTGGGCAAATTGAATTATATACTCATATTCCAGTATTACCGACAATAGTTAAACATTTACAACAACAGTTAAATTTTAATCTTTGCGCAGCATATCTACTAGAGTCATCATTTATAGTAGATActtctaaattttttagtGGGTCCCTATGTGCAATGAGTGCAATGATTTTATTGGAACTTCCACATATTAATATCTTAAGTAAATTAGATTTGGTAAAGGATGAgtataataagaaaaaattaaaaagatttttaaaTCCTGATCCCATGTTATTGCTGGATCAAGCAAATAAAGATACTAATGTTAGGTTTcatgatttaaataaagcTATTGCAAATTTAGTTGATGATTTTGGAATGGTTCAATTTTTGCCATTGGAAGCCAATGATCCAGAAAGTGTTTCCACTATAATAAGTTACATAGATGATGTAACACAATGGGCTGAAGGACAAGAACCTAAAGAGCCAAAAGATGAGATAGAATTTGATGAATTATGA
- the NUP42 gene encoding FG-nucleoporin NUP42 (similar to Saccharomyces cerevisiae YDR192C | NUP42 | NUclear Pore), whose product MYYKGSYNNYNSNKNNKPPCRFFQQGSCYKGSKCSFAHVYANNSSNSSNSSSNNNTSKDDKFIKTFEGKTPNEAVQYFTSDNLVGKIESEIVSDINISAKAIKSNPLLSSYSMPNPCTVLLIEPSRELSPEELRWKYYDAKQKNSLTAYENEIKAREADMQKCMEYIKNNSKKAARYLQIGTKNNLQNAQSGNLKPFIDFPIDFNNVSSSTSQPFGQIASPFGQPTNSAFGTPSFGSSQGNSSSGSVFGTPSFSNNTNSNADASNVFGKPAFGATNNANGTGIGSAFGAPTFGSTVTSNNANSNSAGSAFGAPAFGTPAFGATSFGSTAAPNNNNNNSVGSAFGAPAFGSTTVSNNSTAFNSTTTLNAANPFGSIMPALTNNNIDKNTDTFFKSAFGTPTAANGQKQSGIANPFDASAPKPNLFTQNLNSPNSTDTSSPFGTGSFGKPFSNPAGFKANENTTANGSPFAANTSNQQTNPPKNDLPFGNTNNTPNTAVFTTNTNGNQFGQALQSQNHSPFGVNVQDSNSRLANSNTNTIHQRFIQGKLHKEIKEEDLPESVISAFKSEFFVLGEVPDVPPPITLIR is encoded by the coding sequence ATGTACTATAAAGGTAgctataataattataacagcaataaaaataataaaccacCTTGCAGGTTTTTCCAGCAAGGTTCATGTTACAAAGGTAGTAAATGTTCGTTTGCACATGTTTATGCAAATAACAGTAGTAACAGCAGTAATAGTAgcagcaataataacacaaGCAAGGatgataaatttattaaaacttttgaaGGTAAAACACCGAATGAAGCGGTTCAATATTTCACAAGCGATAACTTGGTTGGCAAAATAGAAAGTGAAATTGTATCTGATATAAACATTAGCGCAAAAGCAATAAAATCTAACCCTTTATTGTCATCATATTCAATGCCCAATCCATGCactgttttattaatagaGCCTTCAAGAGAATTATCTCCAGAAGAGTTACGATGGAAGTATTATGATGCAAAACAGAAAAACTCATTAACCGCatatgaaaatgaaatcaAAGCAAGAGAAGCTGATATGCAAAAGTGTAtggaatatattaaaaataacagtaaGAAAGCTGCGAGATATTTACAAATTGGgactaaaaataatcttcAAAATGCTCAGAGTGGTAATTTAAAACCGTTTATAGATTTTccaattgattttaataacgTATCTTCATCTACTTCTCAACCGTTTGGTCAAATAGCATCTCCATTTGGCCAACCAACAAATTCAGCATTCGGTACCCCTAGCTTTGGCTCTTCGCAAGGAAATAGCAGTTCCGGAAGTGTCTTTGGCACACCgagtttttcaaataatactaatagcAACGCTGATGCGTCTAATGTATTTGGCAAGCCAGCCTTTGGAGCAACAAATAACGCCAATGGTACTGGCATAGGTAGCGCGTTTGGAGCACCTACATTTGGTTCAACAGTAACATCAAATAATGCCAACAGTAATAGCGCTGGTAGTGCATTTGGTGCGCCTGCATTTGGCACACCTGCATTTGGAGCAACTTCATTTGGTTCAACGGCAGCaccaaacaataataacaataacagtgTTGGTAGTGCATTTGGTGCACCCGCTTTTGGCTCAACAACAGTATCAAATAATTCTACCGCGTTTAACTCAACAACGACTCTAAATGCCGCTAATCCTTTTGGCTCCATAATGCCTGCATTaactaataacaatatagACAAAAATACcgatactttttttaaatcagcATTTGGCACTCCAACAGCAGCTAATGGACAAAAACAATCAGGTATTGCTAATCCCTTTGATGCAAGTGCTCCTAAAcccaatttatttactcAAAATTTGAATAGTCCCAATTCTACTGACACTTCGTCTCCATTTGGAACAGGTAGTTTTGGAAAACCCTTCAGTAACCCTGCTGGGTTTAAAGCAAATGAGAACACTACTGCAAATGGATCCCCATTTGCTGCCAATACTAGTAATCAACAGACGAACCCTCCCAAAAATGATTTACCGTTCGGAAATACCAACAACACCCCTAACACTGCTGTTTTTACTACCAATACAAATGGTAATCAGTTTGGACAAGCATTACAGAGTCAAAACCATTCTCCATTTGGAGTTAATGTTCAAGATTCTAATTCTAGGCTTGCCAATAGTAATACAAACACTATACATCAAAGATTTATTCAGGGGAAACTCCACAAAGAAATTAAGGAGGAAGATTTGCCAGAATCGGTTATTAGTGCCTTTAAGTCTGAATTCTTTGTTTTAGGGGAAGTTCCAGACGTACCACCACCAATAACTTTAATACGTTAG
- the ARV1 gene encoding sterol homeostasis protein ARV1 (similar to Saccharomyces cerevisiae YLR242C | ARV1 | ARE2 Required for Viability), which translates to MICINCCKPVESLYTIYSNNHLKLTDCLNCEEVVDKYVEYDDLLLFLNLLLLKPGAYRHMVFNSFENRLDNFENIEHERKLNNTYMLSRSRSWFLRVKNDKVKRIWVIMVAFEVYLTWASEEKLFKTRKIHSKLINNIFQKDAVHQYLYFSLYCLIDIFLLIKLSQIMFKNLIKFPTKHPQKIISYTILLSYGAKVFPILMLVWPYDSLISPTIIKCVANLYIIEALRIITDRSYPRVLLIFSLLAILRYIMVNSILSFIVLGKHWNGLQNSFYQFFTNF; encoded by the coding sequence ATGATATGTATTAACTGTTGCAAACCAGTGGAGTCATTATACACAATATATTCCAATAACCATCTAAAATTAACAGATTGTCTGAATTGTGAAGAAGTTGTAGACAAGTATGTGGAATATGATGatcttttattgtttttaaatctatTACTCTTGAAACCCGGTGCTTATAGGCATATGGTTTTCAATTCGTTTGAAAATAGATTggataattttgaaaatattgaacATGAGAGGAAGCTAAATAACACCTATATGTTATCGAGATCCCGTTCCTGGTTTTTGAGAgtaaaaaatgataaagttaaaagaaTTTGGGTCATTATGGTTGCATTTGAAGTATACTTAACCTGGGCATCAGAAGAAAAACTGTTTAAAACTAGAAAAATTCATAGCAAgcttattaataatattttccaaaaagaTGCTGTTCATCAAtacttatatttttcactatattgtttaatagatatttttcttttaattaaacTTTCCCAAATtatgtttaaaaatttaattaagtTCCCCACAAAGCATCCACAAAAAATCATATCATACACAATACTATTATCATATGGTGCAAAAGTCTTTCCGATTTTAATGCTGGTATGGCCGTATGATTCGTTAATTTCTCCaacaattattaaatgtGTGGCTAATTTATACATTATCGAAGCATTAAGAATCATTACTGATCGTTCCTATCCAAGAGTTCTATTAATTTTCAGTTTACTTGCTATATTACGGTATATAATGGTAAATTCTATTCTATCTTTCATTGTGTTGGGGAAACATTGGAATGGGTTACAGAACTCattttatcaattttttacaaaCTTTTAA
- the CSC1 gene encoding Csc1p (similar to Saccharomyces cerevisiae YLR241W | CSC1 | Calcium permeable Stress-gated cation Channel) yields the protein MNLPFKNSNSSFIRILDDDDNPAPDFRKPAARVVSTQLVIATLLGLFAFLAFSILLKKFPRFYASRKYKIDGIPSWKEGSLFGWVVVLYKITDEQVLEYAGLDAFVFLGFFKMCIKTISICSLFAVLIISPVRYHHTGRYDDGDDNSYSMLVKRYVTEMVPKLIANTTDINNPTIGDGGQEEQVENYLWMYVIFTYFFTILVLYILMKQTKLVVNIRQKYLGRQNKVTDRTIRITGIPVELRTEETLKYTIETLKIGKVSSITICREWTYLNKLFNYRKKVLRELELKLAECPEELRDMEIYVNESYSIGENTPPVAKNSGRPVIRTGLWGLFGEKVDAIAFFNNQLKCLDKEIIEARSRQYHTTPTAFVTMDSVANAQMAAQAVLDPRVHYFQTKLAPAVHDIIWDNVCLNRHERLVKCYSVTVFIGIVSLFLIVPVSYLATLLNLKTITKFWPMLGKYLQDNKWAENIVTALLPTYIFTLFNIIIPYFYEYLTSYQGLVSYSDEEISLVSKNFFYIFVNLFLVFTLAGTASNYWGYLSDTTKIAYQLATSVKEFSLFYVDLIILQGIGMFPFKLLLIGSLIGFPLIKIKCKTSRQRMELYQSPIFNFGVQLPQSILILIITIIYSVMSTKILVSSLAYFVIGFYVYKYQLVFAADHLPHSTGKVWPLIFRRIILGLLIFQLTMAGTLAGFQGGWILSSCLFPLPFLTFSCLWDFQNNYLPLSNFIALSSIREFERRESVSGMRNSSPSTYSNGNEAYEYPFLICELEQPMTDDAEQHTGEDDS from the coding sequence ATGAATTTACCCTTTAAAAACTCCAATTCATCATTTATTCGTATTTTGGACGATGATGACAACCCAGCTCCTGATTTCAGAAAACCAGCAGCCAGAGTAGTTAGCACTCAATTAGTCATTGCAACTTTATTAGGACTCTTTGCCTTTTTGGCGTTTTCcatattgttaaaaaaattcccCAGATTTTATGCTAGCaggaaatataaaatagatGGAATACCCTCATGGAAAGAAGGTTCATTATTTGGTTGGGTAGTCGTTTTGTATAAAATCACGGATGAACAAGTCTTGGAGTATGCTGGTCTAGATGCATTTGTGTTTTTAggttttttcaaaatgtgTATCAAGACCATATCAATATGCTCCTTATTTGCCgttttaattatatcaCCAGTAAGATATCATCACACAGGTAGATATGACGATGGTGATGATAATTCGTACAGCATGTTAGTAAAAAGATATGTCACTGAAATGGTACCAAAGCTGATTGCAAATACTactgatattaataatccAACTATAGGAGATGGCGGACAAGAAGAACAAGTTGAGAATTATTTATGGAtgtatgttatttttacttattttttcacTATTTTGGTATTGtatatattaatgaaaCAGACAAAGTTGGTAGTTAATATTAGACAAAAGTATTTAGGTAGACAAAACAAAGTAACAGATAGAACAATTAGAATTACAGGGATTCCTGTGGAATTGAGGACAGAAGAAACATTGAAATATACAATAGAAACATTGAAAATTGGTAAAGTTTCTTCGATTACTATATGTCGTGAATGGACATACctaaataaattgtttaattaCAGGAAGAAGGTTTTGAGGGAGTTAGAGTTAAAATTAGCTGAATGTCCAGAAGAATTAAGGGATATGGAGATTTATGTGAATGAAAGTTATTCTATAGGTGAGAACACACCCCCTGTAGCAAAAAATAGTGGTAGGCCAGTTATCAGAACTGGCCTGTGGGGATTATTTGGGGAAAAAGTTGATGCCATAGCCTTTTTTAACAACCAATTGAAATGTTTagataaagaaattatCGAGGCTCGTTCTAGACAGTACCATACCACTCCAACCGCCTTTGTCACCATGGACTCCGTAGCAAATGCACAAATGGCTGCACAAGCAGTTCTAGACCCTCGTGTGCACTATTTTCAGACCAAATTGGCCCCTGCAGTCCATGATATTATATGGGACAATGTTTGCTTGAACAGACACGAACGATTAGTGAAATGCTATTCAGTTACTGTTTTCATAGGCATAGTCAGCCTGTTCTTAATTGTACCGGTTTCTTATCTAGCTACtttattgaatttgaaaacCATCACGAAATTTTGGCCAATGTTAGGTAAGTATTTACAAGATAATAAATGGGCAGAAAATATTGTAACTGCACTATTACCAACCTATATTTTCAcactttttaatatcataATACCATATTTCTACGAATATTTAACTAGTTACCAGGGGCTAGTGTCATACAGTGATGAAGAAATTTCTTTGGTCtccaaaaattttttctatatatttgttaacTTGTTTTTAGTTTTCACATTAGCAGGTACTGCATCCAATTATTGGGGGTATTTGAGTGATACAACAAAGATCGCATACCAATTGGCCACTTCTGTTAAAGAATTTTCGTTGTTTTACGTTGATTTGATTATATTGCAAGGGATTGGTATGTTTCCATTCAAATTGCTATTGATTGGCAGTTTGATTGGCTTCCCacttattaaaatcaaatgtAAAACATCGAGACAACGAATGGAGTTGTACCAATCACccatttttaactttggaGTTCAATTGCCTCAATCAatcttaattttaattatcaCGATCATTTACAGCGTCATGAGTACTAAGATTTTGGTTTCTAGTCTAGCCTATTTCGTTATTGGATTCTATGTTTATAAATACCAATTGGTTTTTGCTGCTGACCATTTGCCTCATAGTACAGGTAAGGTATGGCCATTGATTTTTCGCAGAATTATTTTAGGATTACTGATTTTTCAACTAACAATGGCTGGTACACTAGCTGGTTTTCAAGGGGGTTGGATTCTTTCCTCATGCTTGTTTCCCTTACCATTTTTAACCTTTAGTTGTTTGTGGGATTTCCAAAATAATTACCTACCTTTATCAAATTTCATTGCTTTAAGTTCTATTCGTGAATTTGAAAGAAGAGAAAGTGTTTCTGGGATGCGTAATTCCAGTCCTTCTACGTATTCTAATGGTAATGAAGCATATGAATATCCGTTTTTGATATGTGAGTTGGAACAACCAATGACTGACGATGCCGAGCAACACACTGGCGAGGACGATAGCTAG